A stretch of Helicobacter pylori DNA encodes these proteins:
- a CDS encoding methyltransferase, whose translation MDSFHSFNQHAFNQHAFNRHAKTYHLFAHIQQQIAICLVQFLKQKHYDKVLDLGSGSGAVFNALEQQNIVIENFIALDNSMNMLKLHPTHSLNIQKISLEHADFEEHVFHAYDLIVSSSSLQWARDLKSVLEKIALSSKEVALAIHTDFSLHEVHEFLGTPSPLRDLKTLKSLIKNAFKHFQIELENKRFALYFNRKQDCLNYLKKCGLLGGSTLNFKQKKHFFQNMAFEKLSYEVLLFSGIRRS comes from the coding sequence TTGGACTCTTTTCATTCATTTAATCAGCATGCATTCAATCAGCATGCATTCAATCGGCATGCCAAAACTTACCACCTCTTTGCCCATATCCAGCAGCAAATCGCTATTTGTCTTGTCCAATTTTTAAAACAAAAACATTACGATAAAGTTTTGGATCTCGGATCAGGGAGTGGGGCTGTTTTTAACGCTTTAGAGCAACAAAATATTGTGATTGAAAATTTTATCGCTTTGGATAATTCCATGAACATGCTCAAATTACACCCCACGCATTCTCTTAACATTCAAAAAATCTCTTTAGAACATGCGGATTTTGAAGAACATGTTTTTCACGCTTACGATCTGATTGTGTCTTCTTCTTCTTTACAATGGGCAAGGGATTTAAAAAGCGTTTTAGAAAAAATCGCTCTTTCTAGTAAGGAGGTGGCTTTAGCTATCCATACGGATTTTAGTTTGCATGAAGTGCATGAGTTTTTAGGCACGCCTTCGCCTTTAAGGGATCTCAAAACGCTCAAATCCTTGATTAAAAACGCCTTTAAACATTTTCAAATAGAATTAGAAAACAAGCGCTTCGCCCTTTATTTCAACCGCAAACAAGATTGCTTGAATTACCTTAAAAAATGCGGTCTTTTAGGGGGTTCAACGCTGAATTTCAAGCAAAAAAAACATTTTTTCCAAAACATGGCGTTTGAAAAATTGAGCTATGAAGTGTTACTCTTTTCTGGGATCAGGCGCTCTTAA
- the rpsF gene encoding 30S ribosomal protein S6 yields MRHYETMFILKPTLVEEEIKSKIEFYREVITKHHGVIETSLDMGMRNLAYEIKKHKRGYYYVAYFKAEPSMILELERLYRINEDVLRFIVIKYESKKEVEAWHALVDRANKKPSHAKEKHEKTEHTHSHHVEEAESVGSHSE; encoded by the coding sequence ATGAGGCATTATGAAACGATGTTTATTCTCAAACCTACTTTAGTAGAAGAAGAGATTAAATCCAAAATTGAGTTTTATAGAGAAGTGATCACTAAGCACCATGGCGTGATTGAAACGAGCCTGGATATGGGCATGCGTAATTTGGCTTATGAAATCAAAAAGCACAAAAGAGGCTATTATTATGTGGCGTATTTCAAAGCAGAGCCGTCAATGATTTTAGAGCTTGAACGATTGTATCGCATCAATGAAGATGTGTTGCGTTTCATTGTGATCAAATACGAAAGCAAGAAAGAAGTAGAAGCGTGGCATGCGTTAGTGGATAGGGCTAATAAAAAGCCATCGCACGCTAAAGAAAAACACGAAAAAACCGAACACACGCATTCTCACCATGTAGAGGAAGCAGAAAGCGTAGGATCTCATAGCGAATAA
- the frr gene encoding ribosome recycling factor — MLQAIYNETKDLMQKSVQALSRDFSTLRSAKVSVNILDHIKVDYYGTPTALNQVGSVMSLDATTLQINPWEKNLLKEIERSIQEANIGVNPNNDGETIKLFFPPMTSEQRKLIAKDAKAMGEKAKVAVRNIRQDANNQVKKLEKDKEISEDESKKAQEQIQKITDEAIKKIDESVKNKEDAILKV, encoded by the coding sequence ATGCTACAAGCCATTTATAATGAAACCAAAGATTTGATGCAAAAAAGCGTTCAAGCTTTAAGCAGGGATTTTTCCACTCTAAGGAGTGCGAAAGTTTCAGTCAATATTTTAGATCACATCAAAGTGGATTATTACGGCACGCCCACGGCTTTAAACCAAGTCGGCTCCGTGATGAGCTTGGATGCGACCACCCTTCAAATCAACCCATGGGAAAAAAACCTGCTCAAAGAAATTGAAAGATCCATTCAAGAAGCCAATATCGGCGTCAATCCTAATAACGACGGCGAAACGATCAAGCTTTTTTTCCCGCCCATGACAAGTGAGCAAAGAAAACTCATCGCAAAAGACGCCAAAGCGATGGGCGAAAAGGCTAAAGTGGCTGTGAGGAATATCCGCCAAGACGCCAACAACCAGGTGAAAAAATTAGAAAAAGACAAAGAAATCAGCGAAGATGAAAGCAAAAAAGCCCAAGAACAGATCCAAAAAATCACCGATGAAGCCATTAAAAAAATTGATGAAAGCGTGAAAAACAAAGAAGACGCGATCTTAAAGGTCTAA
- the secG gene encoding preprotein translocase subunit SecG, with product MTSALLGLQIVLAVLIVVVVLLQKSSSIGLGAYSGSNDSLFGAKGPASFMAKMTMFLGLLFVINTIALGYFYNKEYGKSVLDETKTKLSPLVPATGTLNPTLNPTLNPTLNPLEQAPTNPLMPQQTPKELPKEPAKTPFVESPKKNEENEKNDAKENGIKGVEKTKENAKTPPTTHQKPKTHATQTNAHTNQKKDEK from the coding sequence ATGACAAGTGCTCTGTTAGGCTTACAAATTGTTTTAGCGGTATTGATTGTGGTGGTGGTTTTGTTGCAAAAAAGTTCTAGCATCGGCTTAGGGGCTTATAGCGGGAGCAACGATTCTTTATTTGGCGCTAAAGGACCCGCAAGCTTTATGGCGAAAATGACCATGTTTTTAGGCTTATTGTTTGTCATCAACACCATCGCTTTGGGCTATTTTTACAACAAAGAATACGGCAAGAGCGTTTTAGATGAAACTAAAACTAAGCTTTCGCCCTTAGTCCCTGCCACCGGCACGCTCAACCCTACGCTTAATCCCACATTAAACCCAACGCTCAACCCTTTAGAGCAAGCCCCAACTAATCCTTTAATGCCACAACAAACGCCTAAAGAGCTTCCTAAAGAGCCAGCCAAAACGCCTTTTGTTGAAAGCCCCAAAAAGAATGAAGAGAACGAAAAAAATGACGCCAAAGAAAATGGCATAAAGGGTGTTGAAAAAACCAAAGAGAACGCCAAAACGCCCCCAACCACCCACCAAAAGCCTAAAACGCATGCGACACAAACCAACGCCCATACAAACCAAAAAAAGGATGAAAAATAA
- a CDS encoding SH3 domain-containing protein, with product MKTEMKSSLKLFMRPFLVVLAFMLLYALAHAVLGFYAKKDSAPISPNAEKTEMERQNRALSPKQEEANATTTATEQNPTKDPPLSLDTATQKQEIKQETKQEQEKENEPKQNSVSPTQNNQKAPTAPIIGKKPLEYKVAVSGVNVRAFPSTKGKILGLLLKNKSVKVLEIQNDWAEIEFSNKTKGYVFLKLLKKAE from the coding sequence ATGAAAACTGAGATGAAATCTTCTTTAAAACTTTTTATGCGGCCTTTTTTGGTGGTTTTAGCGTTCATGTTGTTGTATGCTTTAGCGCATGCTGTGCTTGGTTTTTATGCGAAAAAAGACAGCGCTCCAATAAGCCCAAATGCAGAAAAAACCGAGATGGAGCGTCAAAACCGCGCGCTTTCGCCCAAACAAGAAGAAGCCAACGCAACCACAACCGCCACAGAACAAAACCCCACCAAAGACCCTCCTTTGTCTTTAGACACAGCCACGCAAAAACAAGAGATTAAACAAGAAACTAAACAAGAGCAAGAAAAAGAAAATGAGCCTAAACAAAACAGCGTCTCACCCACTCAAAACAATCAAAAAGCCCCCACAGCCCCTATAATTGGAAAAAAACCTTTAGAGTATAAAGTCGCAGTCAGTGGCGTGAATGTGCGCGCTTTTCCCAGCACAAAAGGCAAAATCTTGGGATTGCTTTTAAAAAATAAAAGCGTGAAGGTTTTAGAAATCCAAAACGATTGGGCTGAAATTGAATTTTCTAACAAAACAAAGGGCTATGTGTTTTTAAAACTTTTAAAAAAGGCCGAATGA
- the trpS gene encoding tryptophan--tRNA ligase, with product MHKKRVFSGIQPTGQIHLGNYLGAIKHWVELQDEYENLFCIVNSHAITLPIEPAFLKSQTYELVKLLLACGISPKQSGLFIQSEVDEHPALAWLLNCQVSMGEMQRMTQFKDKSLKNPKSVNVGLFNYPILMASDILLYQSDLVPVGEDQKQHLELTRNIAEKFNRDFGNCFKVPEPLIAKVGARVMGLDDPKVKMSKSHQGANHAIFLLDEPDIIVRKIKKAATDSMGVIAFDEKREGVFNLLNIYMLLSDENPEKIEERFKNKGYGDFKKELAEVMIQALKPIQEKYKEISDDEVKAVLNGGVEKARPLAQMTYQKAKELMGLV from the coding sequence ATGCACAAAAAACGAGTCTTTTCAGGCATCCAACCTACCGGGCAAATCCACTTGGGCAACTATTTAGGAGCGATCAAGCATTGGGTAGAATTGCAAGATGAGTATGAAAACCTTTTTTGTATCGTCAATTCGCATGCGATCACTCTACCCATAGAGCCTGCATTTTTAAAATCCCAAACCTATGAGTTAGTCAAATTGCTTTTAGCTTGCGGGATTAGCCCTAAGCAATCGGGGTTATTCATTCAAAGTGAAGTGGATGAGCACCCGGCTTTAGCATGGCTATTAAATTGCCAGGTGTCTATGGGAGAAATGCAAAGAATGACGCAATTCAAAGACAAGTCTTTAAAAAACCCTAAAAGCGTGAATGTGGGGCTTTTCAATTACCCTATTTTGATGGCGTCAGATATTTTGTTATACCAAAGCGATTTAGTGCCAGTGGGCGAAGATCAAAAACAGCATTTAGAGCTCACGCGAAACATCGCAGAAAAATTTAACAGGGATTTTGGGAACTGCTTTAAAGTGCCAGAGCCTTTGATCGCTAAAGTGGGGGCAAGGGTTATGGGGCTAGACGATCCAAAAGTGAAGATGAGTAAATCGCATCAAGGGGCTAATCATGCGATTTTTCTTTTAGATGAGCCGGACATTATTGTAAGGAAAATCAAAAAAGCGGCCACTGATTCTATGGGCGTTATTGCATTTGATGAAAAAAGAGAGGGCGTTTTTAACCTTTTAAATATTTACATGCTTTTAAGCGATGAAAACCCAGAAAAGATAGAGGAGCGTTTCAAAAATAAGGGCTATGGGGATTTTAAGAAGGAATTGGCTGAAGTAATGATCCAGGCTTTAAAACCCATCCAAGAAAAATACAAAGAAATCAGCGACGATGAAGTGAAAGCCGTTTTAAATGGCGGCGTAGAAAAAGCCAGGCCTTTAGCGCAAATGACTTACCAAAAGGCTAAAGAATTGATGGGGTTGGTTTAG
- a CDS encoding microcin C ABC transporter permease YejB — translation MIAYILKRLLLIIPTLLAIMTINFFLIQSAPGGPIEQMMAKINNTQSKEIQGVVKERSYRASQGLESDLLENLKKLYGFDKPIGERYLLMLKKYLQFDFGESFYRQIKVIDLIKEKLPVSISLGFFSTLLIYLISIPLGIFKAKRNNEPLDVLSSVVIIVANAIPAFLFAVVLIVFFAGGNYWHWFPLKGLVSDNFESLSALGKIKDYLWHITLPVLCISLGGFASLTLLVKNSFLDEMGKLYVVSAKAKGCSVGRIFYAHVFRNAILLVVAGFPQAFLGMFFSSSLLIEIVFSLDGLGLLGYESIVSRDYPVVFGSLYIFTLLGLVASLISDLLCVVIDPRIDFEKR, via the coding sequence ATGATTGCTTACATCCTTAAACGCTTGCTTTTAATTATCCCTACTTTATTAGCTATCATGACTATCAATTTCTTTTTGATCCAATCGGCTCCTGGAGGCCCTATAGAGCAGATGATGGCTAAAATCAATAACACGCAGTCCAAAGAGATTCAAGGCGTTGTTAAAGAGCGTTCGTATAGGGCGTCTCAAGGGTTGGAGAGCGATTTGTTAGAAAATTTAAAAAAACTCTATGGTTTTGACAAGCCCATAGGGGAGCGCTACCTTCTTATGCTCAAAAAATATCTGCAATTTGATTTTGGGGAGAGTTTTTATCGCCAGATTAAAGTGATAGATTTGATTAAGGAAAAATTGCCGGTATCCATTTCGTTAGGGTTTTTTAGCACGCTTTTGATTTATCTTATTTCCATCCCTTTGGGGATTTTCAAGGCCAAACGCAATAACGAGCCTTTAGATGTGCTAAGCAGCGTGGTGATCATTGTCGCTAACGCTATCCCGGCCTTTTTGTTTGCGGTGGTGTTGATCGTGTTTTTTGCTGGAGGGAATTATTGGCATTGGTTCCCTTTAAAAGGGCTAGTGAGCGATAATTTTGAAAGTTTGAGCGCGTTAGGTAAAATCAAAGATTATTTATGGCATATCACCTTACCCGTTCTTTGCATTTCTTTAGGGGGTTTTGCAAGCCTTACGCTTTTAGTGAAAAACTCTTTTTTAGATGAAATGGGCAAACTTTATGTGGTGAGCGCTAAGGCTAAGGGCTGTTCAGTGGGGCGTATTTTTTATGCGCATGTGTTCCGCAATGCGATTTTATTAGTGGTAGCGGGTTTCCCGCAAGCTTTTTTGGGCATGTTTTTTAGCTCAAGCTTACTCATAGAGATTGTTTTCAGTTTAGACGGGTTAGGGCTTTTAGGGTATGAAAGCATTGTGAGTAGGGATTATCCTGTCGTGTTTGGTTCGCTTTATATTTTCACGCTTTTAGGTTTGGTAGCGAGTTTGATAAGCGATTTGCTCTGCGTGGTGATTGACCCTAGGATTGATTTTGAAAAGCGTTGA
- the pyrE gene encoding orotate phosphoribosyltransferase: MDIKACYQNAQALLEGHFLLSSGFHSNYYLQSAKVLEDPKLAEQLALELAKQIQEAHLNIECVCSPAIGGILAGYELARALGVRFIFTERVDNIMTLRRGFEVKKNEKILVCEDIITTGKSAMECAKVLEEKGAQIVAFGALANRGICKRIHSHLKAQEGACLPGHLPLFALEDFVFDMHKPSSCPLCATSTAIKPGSRGN; encoded by the coding sequence ATGGATATTAAGGCATGTTATCAAAACGCTCAAGCGCTATTAGAGGGGCATTTCTTGCTCAGCAGCGGGTTTCATTCCAATTATTATTTGCAATCCGCTAAAGTCTTAGAAGATCCCAAACTGGCCGAACAATTAGCACTAGAATTAGCCAAACAAATCCAAGAAGCCCATTTGAATATTGAATGCGTTTGCTCGCCTGCGATTGGGGGGATCTTGGCTGGGTATGAGCTTGCAAGGGCTTTGGGCGTGCGTTTTATCTTCACTGAAAGGGTGGATAATATCATGACATTAAGGCGTGGTTTTGAAGTCAAAAAAAACGAAAAAATTTTAGTGTGTGAGGACATCATCACTACGGGAAAATCCGCCATGGAATGCGCTAAAGTTTTAGAAGAAAAGGGCGCTCAAATCGTGGCTTTTGGTGCTTTAGCTAATCGGGGCATTTGCAAGCGCATTCATTCTCATTTAAAAGCCCAAGAGGGTGCGTGTTTGCCTGGCCATTTGCCCCTTTTTGCTTTAGAAGATTTTGTTTTTGACATGCACAAGCCTAGCTCTTGCCCTCTATGCGCTACTAGCACTGCTATAAAGCCAGGAAGTCGTGGCAACTAA
- a CDS encoding single-stranded DNA-binding protein, which yields MFNKVIMVGRLTRNVELKYLPSGSAAATIGLATSRRFKKQDGTLGEEVCFIDARLFGRTAEIANQYLSKGSSVLIEGRLTYESWMDQTGKKNSRHTITADSLQFMDKKSDNPQANAMQDSMMHENFNNAYPANHNAPSQDPFNQAQSYPQNAYAKENLQAQPSKYQNSVPEINIDEEEIPF from the coding sequence ATGTTTAATAAAGTGATTATGGTAGGGCGTTTGACTAGGAATGTGGAGTTGAAATATTTGCCTAGCGGCTCGGCTGCGGCTACAATAGGTTTAGCCACAAGCAGGCGTTTTAAAAAGCAAGACGGCACGCTAGGCGAAGAAGTGTGCTTTATAGATGCGCGTTTGTTCGGGCGAACGGCTGAAATCGCTAACCAGTATTTGAGCAAGGGTTCAAGCGTTTTGATAGAAGGGCGTTTGACTTATGAGAGTTGGATGGATCAAACGGGTAAAAAAAATTCCCGCCACACTATCACAGCGGACTCGTTGCAATTTATGGATAAAAAGTCAGACAATCCCCAAGCAAACGCCATGCAAGATAGCATGATGCATGAGAATTTCAACAACGCTTATCCCGCTAATCATAACGCTCCTAGCCAAGATCCTTTTAACCAAGCCCAAAGCTATCCACAAAACGCTTACGCTAAAGAGAATTTACAAGCACAGCCGTCCAAGTATCAAAACAGCGTGCCTGAAATCAATATTGATGAAGAAGAAATCCCCTTTTAA
- the holA gene encoding DNA polymerase III subunit delta: MYRKDLDHYLKQRLPKAVFLYGEFDFFIHYYIQTISTLFKLSNPDTETSLFYASDYEKNQIATLLEQDSLFGGSSLVILKLDFALHKKFKENDINLFLKALERPSHNRLIIGLYNAKSDTTKYKYSSDTIVKFFQKSPLKDEAICTRFFTPKTWESLKFLQERANLLHLDISSHLLNALFETNNEDLSISFNDLDKLAVLKAPIALEDIQELSSNAGDMDLQKLILGLFLKKSVLDIYDYLLKEGKKDADILRGLERYFYQLFLFFAHIKTTGLMDAKEVLGYVPPKEIAENYAKNALRLKEAGYKRVFEIFRLWHIQSMQGQKELGFLYLTSIQKIINP; encoded by the coding sequence ATGTATCGTAAAGATTTGGACCATTATTTAAAACAGCGCCTCCCTAAAGCGGTGTTTTTGTATGGGGAGTTTGATTTTTTCATCCATTATTATATTCAAACGATTAGCACGCTTTTTAAGCTCAGTAACCCTGACACAGAAACTTCGCTTTTTTATGCGAGCGATTATGAAAAAAATCAGATTGCGACCCTTTTAGAGCAGGATTCTTTATTTGGAGGGAGCAGTTTAGTCATTTTAAAACTGGATTTTGCACTGCATAAGAAATTTAAGGAAAATGATATCAATCTTTTTTTAAAGGCTTTAGAGCGGCCTAGCCATAACAGGCTTATCATAGGGCTTTATAATGCTAAAAGCGACACCACCAAATACAAATACAGCAGCGATACTATCGTTAAATTTTTCCAAAAAAGCCCCTTGAAAGATGAAGCGATCTGCACGCGCTTTTTTACCCCTAAAACTTGGGAGAGTTTGAAATTCTTACAAGAAAGGGCTAATCTTTTACATTTAGACATCAGCAGCCATCTTTTAAACGCTCTTTTTGAAACCAATAACGAAGATTTAAGCATTTCGTTTAATGATTTAGACAAGTTGGCGGTTCTAAAGGCACCCATCGCTTTAGAAGACATTCAAGAATTAAGCTCCAATGCGGGGGATATGGATTTGCAAAAGCTCATTTTAGGGCTTTTTTTGAAAAAAAGCGTTCTTGATATTTATGATTATTTGTTAAAAGAGGGCAAAAAGGATGCGGATATTTTAAGGGGGTTAGAGCGCTATTTTTACCAGCTTTTTTTATTTTTCGCCCACATTAAAACAACCGGTTTAATGGACGCTAAAGAGGTTTTAGGCTATGTTCCTCCTAAAGAGATTGCTGAAAATTACGCTAAAAACGCCTTGCGTTTGAAAGAAGCCGGCTATAAGAGGGTTTTTGAAATTTTTAGGTTATGGCACATTCAAAGCATGCAAGGGCAAAAGGAATTGGGCTTTTTGTATTTGACCTCCATTCAAAAAATCATTAACCCTTAA
- a CDS encoding shikimate dehydrogenase, with amino-acid sequence MKLKTFGVFGNPIKHSKSPLIHNACFLTFQKELGFLGHYHPILLPLESHIKNEFLTLGLSGANVTLPFKEKAFQVCDKIKGIVLECGAVNTLVLENDELVGYNTDALGFYLSLKHQNYQNALILGSGGSAKALACELKKQGLKVSVLNRSSRGLDFFQRLGCDCFMEPPKSAFDLIINATSASLNHELPLNKEVLKGYFKESKLAYDLAYGFLTPFLSLAKELETPFQDGKDMLIYQAALSFERFSNSQIPYSKAFEVMRSVF; translated from the coding sequence ATGAAATTAAAAACTTTTGGGGTTTTTGGAAATCCCATTAAGCATTCCAAATCGCCCTTAATCCATAACGCTTGTTTTTTAACTTTTCAAAAAGAATTAGGGTTTTTAGGGCATTACCACCCCATATTACTCCCTTTAGAAAGCCACATCAAAAACGAGTTTTTAACTTTGGGATTGAGTGGGGCTAATGTAACCTTACCCTTTAAAGAAAAAGCGTTTCAGGTTTGCGACAAAATCAAAGGTATCGTGCTTGAATGCGGAGCAGTCAATACGCTTGTTTTAGAAAATGATGAGCTTGTGGGTTACAATACCGACGCTTTAGGGTTTTATCTTTCTTTAAAACACCAAAACTATCAAAACGCTTTGATTTTAGGCTCTGGGGGGAGCGCTAAGGCTTTAGCGTGCGAATTGAAAAAACAAGGCTTGAAAGTGAGCGTGTTAAACCGCTCTTCTAGGGGATTGGATTTTTTCCAACGCTTGGGCTGTGATTGTTTCATGGAGCCTCCTAAAAGCGCTTTTGATTTGATCATTAACGCCACTTCAGCGAGTTTGAATCACGAATTGCCTTTGAATAAAGAGGTTTTGAAGGGGTATTTTAAAGAGAGCAAACTCGCTTATGATTTAGCGTATGGGTTTTTAACGCCCTTTTTATCTCTGGCTAAAGAGTTAGAAACCCCTTTTCAAGACGGGAAAGACATGCTCATCTATCAAGCTGCTTTAAGTTTTGAAAGATTCAGCAATTCTCAAATCCCTTATTCAAAGGCGTTTGAAGTCATGCGAAGCGTTTTTTGA
- a CDS encoding RDD family protein: MATKKTKKNKTPEKKQALESPLKGLYLSLRLKAFITDIFMIYTPMLYIMTYVILGSAKDFRENQSAIFLCLLFYALTHSFFIAFKSQSPGMRYAQFKLVKNNGEEVGFFLALWRFVLWVLSMGLLIGFVAPFIFKFFLHDKLSGTHIELIKEET, translated from the coding sequence GTGGCAACTAAAAAAACCAAAAAAAATAAAACCCCAGAAAAAAAGCAAGCGTTAGAAAGCCCTTTGAAAGGGCTGTATCTCTCTTTACGCTTAAAAGCCTTTATCACCGATATTTTTATGATTTATACCCCCATGCTTTATATAATGACTTATGTGATTTTAGGGAGCGCGAAGGATTTTAGGGAAAACCAGAGCGCGATTTTTTTATGCCTGCTTTTTTACGCCCTAACGCACAGCTTTTTTATCGCTTTTAAATCCCAAAGCCCTGGCATGCGTTACGCTCAGTTTAAATTAGTCAAAAATAATGGTGAAGAAGTGGGCTTTTTTTTAGCGTTGTGGCGCTTTGTTTTGTGGGTGTTGAGCATGGGGTTACTCATAGGGTTTGTTGCGCCTTTTATTTTTAAGTTTTTTTTGCATGACAAACTCAGCGGCACTCATATTGAACTCATCAAGGAGGAAACATGA
- a CDS encoding extracellular solute-binding protein, which translates to MKILSLWLGVFCFLKATPYLYLGEEPKYKENFTHFEYANPNARKGGVLRNDAIGTFDSLNPFVLKGTKAEGLDLIYDTLMVQSLDEPFAEYPLIAKDAEVAKDNSYVIFTIDKRARFSNNAPILASDVKFSFDTIMKSGSPIYRQYYQDVKKAVILDKHHVKFIFKTTENKELPLILGQLQIFSKKAFQKDYFEKNPLLIPVSSGPYVIASFDVGKKITYQKNPNYWARNLPSRKGQFNFDEIKFEYYKDETVALQAFLSGAYDWRLESTAKVWARGYVGKAMDNKKITKYLIAHKMPSGMQGFFFNTRREIFKDKRVREALFYAFDFEWANKNLFFSQYKRTTSFFSNSIYASPPLPSPEEKALLAPYEKSLDERVFKEPYIVPRTDGPDVLGYSLRENLKYAQKLLESAGFSYKNMRLVDKNNKPFSFTLLLNSPAFERLALAFAKNLRVLGIEMKIQRVDLSQYVNRVKSYDFDMIVGVIGQSSFPGNEQRFYFGSLSAKEKGTRNYAGISSKAVDDLIEKIINAKDYKEQLAAIQAMDRVLLWGFYVIPHFYLPNYRIAAYNYIGMPEVSPSYGFSPYLWWIKKERGPK; encoded by the coding sequence ATGAAAATTTTAAGTTTATGGTTAGGGGTGTTTTGTTTCCTTAAAGCTACGCCTTATTTATACTTGGGCGAAGAGCCTAAATATAAGGAGAATTTCACACATTTTGAATACGCTAACCCTAACGCCAGAAAAGGCGGTGTCTTAAGAAATGACGCCATAGGGACTTTTGATAGCCTTAACCCTTTTGTGCTCAAAGGCACTAAAGCCGAAGGTTTGGATCTGATTTATGACACTTTAATGGTGCAAAGTTTAGACGAACCTTTTGCCGAATACCCTTTGATCGCTAAAGACGCAGAAGTGGCTAAAGACAATAGCTATGTGATTTTTACGATAGATAAAAGAGCGAGATTTAGCAATAACGCTCCCATTTTAGCGAGCGATGTGAAGTTTAGTTTTGATACGATCATGAAATCAGGATCGCCTATTTATAGGCAGTATTACCAAGATGTTAAAAAGGCGGTTATCTTAGACAAACACCATGTTAAATTCATTTTCAAAACCACTGAAAATAAAGAGTTGCCTCTCATTTTAGGGCAGTTGCAGATCTTTTCCAAAAAAGCGTTTCAAAAGGATTATTTTGAAAAAAACCCTTTACTCATTCCTGTTTCTAGCGGCCCTTATGTGATCGCTTCCTTTGATGTGGGCAAGAAAATCACCTACCAAAAAAACCCTAATTATTGGGCGAGGAATTTGCCTAGCAGGAAGGGGCAATTCAATTTTGATGAGATCAAATTTGAGTATTACAAAGATGAAACCGTCGCCTTACAGGCTTTTTTGAGCGGGGCGTATGATTGGCGCCTTGAAAGCACGGCTAAGGTTTGGGCTAGGGGCTATGTGGGGAAAGCTATGGATAATAAAAAAATCACTAAATACCTCATAGCCCACAAAATGCCAAGCGGCATGCAAGGGTTTTTCTTCAACACGCGCCGAGAAATTTTCAAGGATAAAAGGGTGCGTGAAGCCTTATTTTATGCGTTTGATTTTGAATGGGCGAATAAAAATTTGTTTTTTTCGCAATACAAGCGCACCACCAGTTTTTTCAGTAACTCTATCTATGCGTCCCCTCCACTCCCAAGCCCTGAAGAAAAAGCCCTGCTAGCCCCTTATGAAAAGAGTTTAGATGAAAGGGTTTTTAAAGAGCCTTATATCGTGCCTAGAACCGATGGACCTGATGTTTTGGGCTATAGTTTGAGGGAAAATTTAAAATACGCTCAAAAGCTTTTAGAGAGCGCGGGCTTTTCTTACAAAAACATGCGTTTAGTGGATAAGAATAACAAGCCTTTCAGTTTCACTTTGCTTTTAAACAGCCCGGCATTTGAAAGACTGGCCCTAGCTTTTGCTAAAAACTTAAGGGTGTTAGGGATTGAAATGAAAATCCAAAGAGTGGATTTAAGCCAGTATGTCAATCGGGTCAAAAGCTATGATTTTGACATGATTGTAGGAGTGATTGGCCAATCGTCTTTCCCGGGTAATGAGCAACGCTTTTATTTTGGTTCTTTGAGCGCGAAAGAAAAAGGCACAAGGAATTATGCGGGAATCTCTAGTAAAGCGGTAGATGATTTGATTGAAAAAATCATTAACGCTAAAGATTACAAGGAGCAATTAGCCGCCATTCAAGCGATGGATAGGGTGTTGTTGTGGGGGTTTTATGTGATACCGCATTTTTATTTGCCTAATTACAGGATCGCAGCGTATAATTACATTGGCATGCCTGAAGTCAGCCCTAGCTATGGATTTTCGCCGTATTTGTGGTGGATAAAAAAAGAAAGGGGTCCTAAATGA
- the rpsR gene encoding 30S ribosomal protein S18 gives MERKRYSKRYCKYTEAKISFIDYKDLDMLKHTLSERYKIMPRRLTGNSKKWQERVEVAIKRARHMALIPYIVDRKKVVDSPFKQH, from the coding sequence ATGGAAAGAAAACGCTATTCAAAACGCTATTGCAAATACACTGAAGCTAAAATCAGCTTTATTGACTATAAAGATTTAGACATGCTCAAGCACACGCTATCAGAGCGCTATAAAATCATGCCAAGGAGATTGACAGGCAATAGCAAAAAGTGGCAAGAAAGGGTGGAAGTAGCGATCAAAAGAGCCCGCCACATGGCTTTAATCCCCTACATTGTGGACAGGAAAAAAGTCGTGGATAGCCCTTTTAAACAGCACTAA